A single Pseudomonas sp. HN11 DNA region contains:
- a CDS encoding lactonase family protein, which yields MMMRKFWPLLIAGSVGAMSVQAAPADTYELLVGSYTAGSSEGIYRLQFDSRTGKFQGRPVLAAKAANPSWLTVSKDQKHLFVVNENGPGQKDPVGRVSSYSIDPQNHQLTLINQVQSLGNEPTHSSVAADGRYLFVANYSVLEDPGGSLAVLPVDATGKLSAPVQLSGHPASRINPERQASNHVHSVVSSPDGKYVFVQDLGADKVFAYHYDPKANPELPVTPASPASVQLPPGSGPRHLLFSADGKHAWLTTEMSAQVAVFDYKDGQLTQTQLVDFAAGQPVADKAGAALHASSDGKFLYVSNRGTANQLLVFSIDPATAHLKELQRRSVEGDHPREFSLDPSGKFLLIANQKSNEIVVVERDPKTGLLGKTVQKLPIDAPSDLKFLLRQ from the coding sequence ATGATGATGCGTAAATTCTGGCCTTTGCTGATTGCCGGCAGCGTAGGCGCCATGTCGGTGCAAGCCGCGCCGGCCGACACTTATGAACTGCTGGTGGGCAGCTACACCGCTGGCAGCAGCGAAGGTATTTACCGCCTGCAGTTCGATAGCCGAACCGGTAAGTTCCAGGGCCGGCCAGTGCTGGCCGCCAAAGCGGCGAACCCGTCCTGGCTGACGGTTTCCAAGGACCAGAAGCATCTGTTTGTGGTCAACGAGAACGGTCCAGGCCAGAAAGACCCGGTCGGGCGTGTGAGCAGCTACAGCATCGACCCGCAGAATCATCAGCTGACCCTGATCAATCAAGTGCAGAGCCTGGGCAACGAACCGACCCATTCCAGCGTGGCCGCCGATGGGCGCTACCTGTTCGTGGCCAACTATTCGGTACTGGAAGACCCGGGCGGAAGCCTGGCGGTGTTGCCGGTGGATGCCACGGGCAAGCTGTCAGCGCCGGTGCAACTGAGCGGGCACCCGGCCAGTCGTATCAACCCTGAACGCCAGGCATCCAATCACGTGCATTCGGTGGTCTCGTCGCCGGATGGCAAATACGTGTTTGTGCAGGACCTGGGCGCGGACAAGGTGTTTGCCTACCACTACGATCCGAAGGCCAACCCTGAGCTGCCAGTGACCCCGGCCAGTCCCGCCTCGGTGCAATTACCGCCCGGCAGTGGCCCGCGTCATTTGTTGTTCAGCGCCGATGGCAAGCATGCCTGGCTGACCACCGAGATGAGCGCGCAGGTCGCCGTGTTCGACTACAAAGACGGCCAACTGACCCAAACCCAGCTGGTGGACTTCGCCGCCGGGCAACCGGTGGCCGATAAGGCCGGCGCCGCGCTGCACGCCTCCAGCGATGGCAAATTCCTGTACGTGAGCAACCGTGGCACGGCCAATCAACTGCTGGTATTCAGCATCGACCCGGCCACCGCGCACCTCAAGGAACTGCAACGCCGTTCCGTGGAAGGTGACCATCCGCGCGAGTTCAGCCTGGACCCGAGCGGCAAGTTTTTGCTGATCGCCAACCAGAAAAGCAACGAAATCGTGGTGGTCGAACGCGACCCCAAAACCGGCCTGCTGGGTAAAACCGTGCAGAAATTGCCGATCGATGCGCCCAGCGACCTCAAATTCCTGCTGCGTCAATAA
- a CDS encoding glutathione S-transferase — MSEALLYSFRRCPYAMRARLALCYSGVPVRVIEVSLKAKPAEMLALSPKGTVPVLSVNGEVIDESLAIMQWALAQHDPDDWLLQGDPAVLALIAENDQGFKYHLNRYKYAERYPEHPMEQYRAEAEVFLQKLEGLLAGRAHLLADHPSMTDMALAPFVRQFAHVDREWFAGAPYPRLQQWLQQFLQSPLFIAVMAKH; from the coding sequence GTGAGCGAGGCGCTGTTGTATTCGTTCCGGCGCTGCCCGTATGCCATGCGGGCGCGTCTGGCCCTGTGCTACAGCGGCGTGCCCGTGCGCGTCATTGAAGTCAGCCTGAAAGCCAAGCCGGCCGAGATGCTGGCGTTGTCACCCAAGGGCACAGTGCCGGTGCTGAGTGTGAATGGCGAGGTGATCGATGAAAGCCTGGCGATCATGCAATGGGCGCTAGCGCAGCATGATCCTGATGATTGGTTGCTGCAGGGTGACCCGGCGGTACTGGCGTTGATTGCCGAGAACGACCAAGGCTTCAAGTATCACTTGAATCGATACAAATACGCCGAGCGCTACCCGGAACATCCCATGGAACAGTATCGGGCCGAGGCAGAGGTGTTCTTGCAGAAGCTAGAGGGTTTGCTGGCGGGTCGCGCCCATTTGCTGGCCGATCACCCGAGTATGACGGACATGGCCCTCGCGCCGTTTGTGCGACAGTTTGCCCATGTGGATCGGGAGTGGTTTGCCGGTGCACCGTATCCCCGGTTGCAGCAGTGGTTGCAGCAGTTTCTGCAGTCGCCGCTGTTTATTGCGGTGATGGCAAAACATTAA
- a CDS encoding AAA family ATPase, producing the protein MKILAIRLKNLASLAGPFEIDFTAEPLASAGLFAITGPTGAGKSTLLDALCLALFGAVPRLGDTGQAKMPDADSDISIADPRTLLRRGTGGGYAEVDFVGVSGRRYRARWEANRARDKASGKLQNSRQSLIDLDSDQLLASQKTEYKTQLELALGLNFEQFTRAVLLAQSEFSAFLKANDNERSELLEKLTDTALYTQLGRRAFDKAKEARDAHKQLQDQATGVVPLAPEARAELDQQFDAAQQQLKTQQAQLKQLELQHTWLKELREWQERQLAATEQLKQAQAEWNNQDAQRQDLNRLEQLAPQRHLFVRQAEIGTLLAPLAAQIQSHTRQQTELHVRQDQAQQQQTNAQTALAEALQNQADAVPLLRQAFEEQSTLAHLTKELAKRTEDKQQHESACIEGQALLNGLLEKQSHVAERLQRLATELERSAALAPLSDAWTAYRDRLQQLTLIGNRLNKGQAELPQLEQRATSAAEQFTQQREALDLLYQEAGAEPHAVAEQIQLLASLLQDNRKQQRAFEDLTRLWDNQQQLDQQAAALTQKLTDAQQQREQLNQTGLQTKAELTVAEQTLSVTKQLLERQRLARSASVEELREQLQDDQPCPVCGSHEHPYHQPEALLQSLGRHDENEEATAQKAVDSLKEKLTELRGEVGGLIAQQKEYLQQQEHLATQQQALKPSLDAHPLTASLLNQEPAKRSAWLEQQLGQLSQSIAQDEQRQGALLNLQQNVGRLQQQLQAAQEASQQARQLLVDQQRELASDRERLDQELNAFASLLPAQTLEGLRTEPAATFMRLDQQVSQRLEQLGHQRDELAEQQERRQAIEKEQSHQQHRQQQLDALLQQVTELATQQQAAQAKLSALLGEHTSAEYWQQQLDQAVTQSRQSETDANKQLQEIHNALIQLAADLKAQQEREQALQAEQYALATRIREWRALHPELDDAGLTRLLAYDDAQVSQLRQQLQHSEKTVEQAKVLLQEREQRLADHQALHNGNLAAEELDSTLATLNQQLAESEKHCAELRARQSEDQRRQEANKAFAEQIAKAYDEWQRWARLNALIGSATGDTFRKIAQAYNLDLLVHHANVQLRQLVRRYRLKRGGSMLGLLVMDTEMGDELRSVHSLSGGETFLVSLALALGLASMASSTLKIESLFIDEGFGSLDPESLQLAMDALDGLQAQGRKVAVISHVQEMHERIPVQIQVKRQGNGLSTLEVK; encoded by the coding sequence ATGAAGATCCTCGCCATCCGCCTGAAAAACCTGGCTTCACTGGCCGGCCCGTTCGAGATCGACTTCACCGCAGAGCCGCTGGCCAGTGCCGGGCTGTTTGCGATCACCGGGCCGACCGGCGCCGGTAAAAGTACCCTGCTCGATGCCTTGTGCCTGGCGTTGTTCGGCGCCGTGCCGCGCCTGGGCGACACCGGCCAGGCGAAGATGCCGGATGCCGACAGCGACATTTCCATCGCAGACCCGCGCACCCTGCTGCGACGTGGGACCGGTGGCGGTTATGCCGAAGTGGACTTCGTCGGCGTCAGTGGACGTCGCTATCGCGCGCGCTGGGAAGCCAATCGCGCCCGCGACAAGGCCAGCGGCAAGTTGCAGAACAGCCGCCAGAGTCTGATCGACCTGGACAGCGACCAACTGCTGGCCAGCCAGAAAACCGAATACAAAACCCAGCTGGAGCTGGCCCTTGGTCTGAACTTCGAACAGTTCACCCGCGCCGTGTTGCTCGCGCAAAGTGAGTTCAGCGCCTTCCTCAAGGCTAACGATAACGAGCGCAGCGAACTGCTGGAAAAGCTCACCGACACGGCCTTGTACACTCAGCTCGGCCGACGTGCCTTCGACAAGGCCAAAGAGGCCAGGGATGCGCACAAGCAGTTGCAGGACCAGGCCACTGGCGTGGTGCCACTGGCCCCAGAAGCCCGTGCTGAGCTGGACCAGCAATTCGACGCGGCACAACAACAACTCAAGACTCAGCAAGCCCAGCTCAAACAGCTTGAGCTTCAGCACACTTGGCTCAAGGAACTGCGCGAATGGCAAGAACGCCAACTGGCCGCGACCGAACAGCTAAAGCAGGCGCAGGCCGAATGGAATAACCAGGACGCGCAACGCCAGGACCTGAACCGCCTGGAACAGTTGGCGCCGCAGCGTCATCTGTTCGTGCGCCAGGCGGAAATCGGCACACTGCTGGCCCCGTTGGCTGCGCAGATCCAGTCGCATACCCGGCAACAAACCGAGTTGCATGTCCGCCAGGATCAGGCCCAGCAACAACAAACCAACGCGCAAACCGCGTTGGCTGAAGCCCTGCAAAACCAGGCCGATGCCGTACCTTTGCTGCGCCAGGCGTTCGAAGAACAAAGCACCCTCGCCCACTTGACCAAGGAGTTGGCCAAGCGCACCGAGGACAAACAGCAGCACGAAAGCGCCTGCATCGAAGGCCAAGCGCTGCTCAATGGTCTGCTGGAAAAACAAAGCCACGTCGCTGAGCGCCTCCAACGCCTTGCGACCGAGCTTGAGCGCAGCGCGGCGCTGGCACCGTTGAGCGATGCCTGGACCGCCTACCGCGACCGCCTGCAACAGCTGACGCTGATCGGCAATCGCCTGAATAAAGGTCAGGCCGAACTGCCGCAACTGGAGCAACGTGCGACCAGCGCCGCCGAGCAGTTCACCCAGCAACGCGAAGCCCTGGACCTGCTGTATCAAGAGGCCGGTGCCGAGCCCCATGCAGTGGCCGAGCAGATCCAATTGCTGGCGAGCCTGCTGCAAGACAATCGCAAACAACAACGCGCCTTCGAAGACCTGACGCGTCTGTGGGACAACCAGCAACAGCTGGACCAGCAAGCCGCTGCGCTGACGCAAAAGCTCACCGATGCCCAACAGCAACGCGAGCAGCTCAACCAGACAGGCCTGCAAACCAAGGCCGAGCTGACCGTTGCCGAACAGACGCTGAGCGTGACCAAACAATTGCTGGAACGTCAGCGCCTGGCCCGCAGCGCCAGCGTCGAGGAGTTGCGCGAGCAGTTGCAAGACGACCAGCCCTGCCCGGTGTGCGGCAGCCACGAACACCCCTACCACCAGCCCGAAGCGCTGCTGCAAAGCCTCGGTCGTCATGACGAAAACGAAGAAGCCACCGCGCAGAAAGCCGTAGATAGCCTCAAGGAAAAACTCACCGAGTTGCGTGGCGAAGTGGGCGGTTTGATCGCCCAGCAGAAGGAATACCTGCAACAGCAGGAACACCTGGCGACCCAACAGCAAGCGCTCAAGCCAAGCCTGGATGCGCATCCGCTGACCGCATCGTTGCTCAATCAGGAACCTGCCAAACGCAGCGCCTGGCTTGAACAGCAACTGGGCCAACTGAGCCAAAGCATCGCCCAGGACGAGCAACGCCAAGGCGCCCTGCTCAACCTGCAACAAAACGTCGGGCGCCTGCAGCAACAACTGCAAGCCGCCCAGGAAGCGAGCCAGCAGGCCCGTCAATTGCTGGTTGACCAGCAACGCGAGCTGGCCAGTGACCGCGAACGCCTCGACCAGGAGCTGAACGCCTTCGCCAGCCTGCTACCCGCACAAACCCTGGAAGGTCTGCGCACCGAGCCGGCCGCCACCTTCATGCGGCTGGACCAGCAGGTCAGCCAGCGCCTGGAACAGCTGGGCCATCAACGCGATGAGCTGGCCGAACAACAAGAACGCCGACAGGCGATCGAGAAAGAACAGTCTCACCAGCAGCATCGTCAACAACAGCTCGACGCCCTGCTCCAGCAGGTCACCGAGCTGGCGACCCAACAGCAAGCGGCCCAGGCAAAACTCAGCGCGTTGCTCGGTGAACACACCAGCGCCGAATACTGGCAACAGCAGCTGGACCAAGCCGTGACCCAGTCACGCCAAAGCGAAACCGACGCCAACAAACAACTGCAAGAAATCCATAACGCCCTGATCCAACTGGCCGCCGACCTCAAGGCCCAGCAGGAACGCGAACAGGCGTTGCAGGCCGAACAATATGCCCTCGCCACGCGTATCCGCGAATGGCGCGCCTTGCATCCGGAACTCGATGACGCTGGCCTTACCCGCTTGCTGGCCTACGATGACGCTCAGGTCAGCCAATTGCGCCAACAGCTGCAGCACAGCGAAAAAACCGTCGAACAGGCCAAGGTGCTGTTGCAAGAGCGCGAACAGCGCCTCGCCGATCACCAGGCCCTGCACAATGGCAACCTCGCAGCCGAGGAGCTGGACAGCACCTTGGCCACGCTCAATCAACAACTGGCCGAGAGCGAGAAACACTGCGCCGAATTGCGCGCGCGCCAATCCGAAGACCAGCGCCGCCAGGAGGCCAATAAGGCCTTCGCCGAGCAGATTGCCAAGGCGTATGACGAGTGGCAGCGTTGGGCTCGCCTCAATGCACTGATCGGCTCGGCCACCGGTGACACTTTCCGCAAGATCGCCCAAGCCTACAACCTCGATCTGCTGGTGCACCACGCCAATGTGCAACTGCGTCAGTTGGTGCGGCGCTACCGCCTCAAGCGCGGCGGCAGCATGCTCGGCCTGTTGGTGATGGACACGGAAATGGGCGACGAACTGCGCTCGGTGCATTCATTGTCCGGCGGCGAAACGTTCCTGGTATCCCTGGCGTTGGCGCTGGGCCTGGCATCGATGGCGTCGAGCACGTTGAAGATTGAGTCGCTGTTTATCGACGAAGGCTTCGGCAGCCTGGACCCGGAATCCCTGCAATTGGCCATGGACGCGCTGGATGGCTTGCAGGCTCAGGGCCGTAAGGTTGCAGTGATCTCCCACGTGCAGGAAATGCACGAACGTATTCCGGTGCAAATCCAGGTCAAACGCCAAGGTAATGGCTTGAGCACCCTGGAGGTCAAGTGA
- a CDS encoding exonuclease SbcCD subunit D C-terminal domain-containing protein has protein sequence MRLFHTSDWHLGQNLHGQERDFEHACFLEWLLGQLKTHSPDALLIAGDIFDTVNPPLKAQERLYDFIISAHEQNPKLTIVMIAGNHDSGSRIELPAPLMRRLRTHALGRVLWLDDGQLDAERLLIPLPDAKGKIAAWCLALPFLRPAEVTGAHLGDDYLRGIGQVHEWLIAAANAKRKKGQALIAISHAHMAGGSVSEDSERSLIIGNAEALPASLFDRSVAYVALGHLHKPQKVNGEERIRYSGSPIPLSFSEIGYKHQILDVTFQGQCLVNVEPLLIPRSVDLQRLEAAPLADILKALGELPDVDLLAETQRHPWLEVRVRLDEPQPDLRQQIESALQGKAVRLVRIAAEYAGKGNREDEDDDRLVELDQLTPQELFSRAWQDSYGSEVDEQTLKDFAVLLQEVQQEGEQP, from the coding sequence TTGCGTCTGTTTCATACCTCCGACTGGCACCTGGGCCAAAACCTTCACGGCCAGGAACGCGACTTCGAACACGCCTGTTTCCTCGAATGGCTGCTGGGTCAACTCAAAACCCATAGCCCGGATGCACTGCTCATCGCCGGCGATATCTTTGACACCGTCAACCCGCCGCTCAAAGCCCAGGAGCGGCTGTATGACTTCATCATCAGCGCCCACGAACAAAACCCGAAACTGACGATTGTGATGATCGCCGGCAACCACGACTCCGGCTCGCGTATCGAACTGCCCGCGCCGTTGATGCGCCGCCTGCGTACCCATGCGCTGGGCCGGGTGCTGTGGCTGGATGACGGCCAACTCGACGCCGAACGCCTGCTGATTCCCCTACCGGATGCCAAAGGCAAGATTGCCGCCTGGTGCCTGGCGCTGCCGTTCCTGCGTCCGGCGGAAGTCACCGGTGCACACCTGGGTGACGACTACCTGCGCGGCATCGGCCAGGTGCATGAATGGCTGATTGCCGCCGCCAACGCCAAGCGCAAAAAAGGCCAGGCGCTGATTGCCATCAGCCATGCGCACATGGCCGGTGGATCGGTGTCGGAAGACTCCGAGCGCAGCCTGATCATCGGCAATGCCGAGGCGCTGCCGGCCAGCCTGTTTGATCGGAGTGTCGCTTACGTTGCCCTCGGTCATTTGCACAAGCCGCAAAAGGTCAATGGCGAAGAACGCATTCGCTACAGCGGTTCGCCGATTCCGCTGTCGTTTTCCGAAATCGGCTACAAGCATCAAATCCTCGACGTGACATTTCAGGGCCAATGCCTGGTGAATGTCGAGCCGCTGCTGATTCCGCGCTCGGTCGATCTGCAACGCCTGGAGGCGGCGCCCCTGGCCGATATCCTCAAGGCCTTGGGCGAGTTGCCGGACGTCGACCTGCTGGCCGAAACCCAGCGTCATCCCTGGTTGGAAGTACGCGTACGCCTCGACGAGCCGCAACCCGATCTGCGCCAGCAGATCGAAAGCGCCCTTCAAGGCAAGGCGGTGCGCCTGGTGCGCATCGCTGCTGAATACGCGGGTAAAGGCAACCGCGAGGACGAAGACGACGACCGCCTGGTCGAACTCGACCAACTCACACCCCAGGAGCTGTTCAGCCGCGCCTGGCAGGACAGTTATGGCAGTGAAGTGGATGAACAGACCTTGAAGGACTTCGCCGTGCTGCTCCAGGAAGTGCAACAGGAGGGCGAGCAGCCATGA
- a CDS encoding DUF6124 family protein, producing the protein MNKIVPDPPPTFTVHHDLSFEDALAQICDLLRCAAATAAGTTQTLSSDQRHMAGATEHLINSAKTLADRALDCLHTA; encoded by the coding sequence ATGAACAAAATCGTCCCCGACCCACCGCCCACCTTCACAGTGCACCACGACCTCAGCTTCGAAGACGCGCTTGCCCAGATCTGCGACCTGCTGCGCTGCGCCGCCGCAACCGCCGCTGGCACCACCCAAACGCTAAGCAGTGATCAGCGCCACATGGCCGGCGCCACCGAGCACTTGATCAACAGCGCCAAAACCCTCGCCGACCGAGCGCTGGACTGCCTGCATACCGCCTGA
- a CDS encoding CopG family ribbon-helix-helix protein, with product MATPSKTRSVTAHVPEQLAQKVDLMAERLERSRNWIVKQALSAWIDQEEERSRLTREALADVDAGRVIDHQAVQAWADSLSGDAPLPVPR from the coding sequence ATGGCCACCCCCTCTAAAACCAGATCTGTCACCGCGCACGTGCCCGAGCAACTGGCCCAAAAGGTCGATTTGATGGCAGAGCGTCTGGAACGCTCCAGAAACTGGATCGTCAAGCAGGCGCTGTCTGCCTGGATTGACCAGGAAGAAGAGCGTAGTCGTCTGACCCGCGAGGCCTTGGCCGATGTTGACGCTGGCCGCGTGATTGACCACCAGGCAGTCCAGGCCTGGGCTGATAGCCTCAGCGGCGATGCGCCATTGCCGGTGCCGCGCTGA
- a CDS encoding type II toxin-antitoxin system RelE/ParE family toxin yields MELKWTAKALSDLARLYEFLALVNQPAAARTVQQLTAAPMTLLANPRIGERLEEFEPRDVRRIQIGHYEMRYEIVGSTVYLLRLWHTREDR; encoded by the coding sequence ATGGAGTTGAAGTGGACGGCCAAAGCGCTTTCCGACCTCGCCCGACTGTATGAGTTTCTAGCATTGGTCAATCAACCCGCCGCTGCACGAACGGTGCAGCAACTTACCGCTGCGCCCATGACGCTGCTCGCTAACCCTCGTATCGGCGAACGCTTGGAAGAGTTCGAGCCCAGGGATGTGCGCAGGATTCAGATCGGTCATTACGAAATGCGTTACGAGATAGTGGGTTCCACTGTCTATCTGTTGCGCCTGTGGCATACCCGAGAGGATCGGTAG